The genomic interval TCGACAGACGGTCAATACGCTGACTCTCGCCAACCAGTACACCGAGCACGACCCAGAGCGGTACGAGAAGTGTCAACCTATCGAATGGGCGGAAAAAGATACTGGCAGAAAATCCCACGACACCGGCTATCAGGCCGACATATAACAGTTTGTCTTCCACGGTACGGAGTAACGCTCGCCCGTGACGAAGCGCCAGTAACAATGAGCAGAGGTACAGAACAACACCAACGAGACCAGTCCAGACGAGGAGCGTCAGATACGCGTTGTGTAACCGCATCGTTACCTCCGGGACGTACTTCCAGTTGGCAGCACCGATACCGGTTAGCACGTGTGGTCTAACGATCAAGAGTCCCTGAACGGTCTGTTCTAACCTCGGTAGCAATGACGACGCATCGAAGAAGGGTATCGATATTACGCCGAGAGCCTCAACGAGCGATTCAACCCGTCCAGCACTGAGTTCCGGCCCGGACCGCTGTTGGCCCGACACCGACGACGGATACAGGGTGATAGCGACCAACACCACGAAGAGTAGAAGCCGACCGAATTTCGCGTACAGGGAGCTGGGACGCAATGGACCGTTCGAGATCGGAAGTCCTTGACGACGAATCGTTGTGTACAGTACCACCGTCACCACCGTCGCCAGACCGACCAGCAACCCCCCACGGTTCGCGTCGAATCCCTGGAGACGGACAACAGTCGCACAGAGTACTGCTGCAAGGCCAGCAGCGAGCGCCCGACTTCGCCGGGCTTGTAAGCTCCAACCGACCAGCACACACACGACAAGTACGAGAACAGTGCCCAACTCCCAGCGTGCGAAGCCGCTTACGTACGTGCCGATTGCGAGTCCTGACATTGGTCCCAGTCCAATCGTCGCCGTCACGACCGGACTTCCCTCGCCTAGCTGCGTGTATCCGAACCCGCTCTGTGTAACGAACTGGACGAGACCGATGATTGTGTGACCGATCCCAGCCAGGCAGAGCGTCATGATTACCGATCGTCCGTACAGCAGTTCGTTCGCGACCACCCGCCGGACTTTTTCGAACGATATTAGCGCACACAGATAAAAAAGTGCGCCGAACACGACAGCATCAGGTCTAGCGGGATCGATCGCGAGCCCGGCGATCAGGATCCACAGGACAAATACACCCAGGAGTTTTCCAGGCATCGGCATTCCAGCCTCTCTTAATCGGTTGCGTGTCACGGTCGCGACCGTGATCACCACCAACGGAAAGTACACTAGGTGAATCTCGGCCCCGAGGTCGCCGACCACACCGAAAACCGCCCGGTCGGTGAGAGGGATATTAGCTCCGAACGTCGCAGTGACGACTACAGCCAGAAGCGCGCCGCGAGTGACCTCCCGAAGTATGATCAACGACGCACCGTATCCTACACCGACCATGACGACACCGACGACGAGTGGGACATCGAAGAGTGCGTACAACAACGGAGTCACGAACGTGAGACCCACCACGAGCGATACCGAGAGTACCGCCGAAATCTTGTGGCTGCCCCACTTGTGCTGGATACGTGGTAGTTTCTGGTCACACTGTTCGAATAGTCGAGTACTCATCCCTATAGCCGTGCGATGCTCCGTTCAGATTCGGTTCCCGACGCGGTTACTGTCCTTCTCAAGGTGTCCTCGTACTGGTCCCAAGTCTGTTCATGATCAAAGACATTTGACAAGCGTCGTCTGCCGGCGTTGCTGAACGACTGCCAGCGAGTCTCGTCACTGAGCAGTCGGGCGATTCGGTCCGCGAAGGCCTCACCGTCGCCCTGGGGGACCACGTACCCGGTCTCGCCGTCGATAACGACCTCTGCATTCCCACCAGCGTCGGAGACAACGGTGGGCGTTCCACAGGCCATCGCTTCGAGGACAACGTGTGGAAGGCCCTCGTAAGTCGAGTTGAGAGCGAAGACGCGACTCCGGCTGACCAACTCAAGGACGGACTCGTGCGACAACCGGCCGTGCAACGTGTAGGCGTCACTCGGGAGCGTTCGCTCCGCGTACGATGCTATCTGGCCACGAGCAGGCCCATCACCGACGATATCCAACTGTGCTTCTGGAAACTGCTCACGGAGTCTAGCCGTGGCGTCAAGCAGTCCCTCGACGCCTTTCCAGTCCACCAGCCGACAGACAGTGATGAGCCGGAAGTCGGCTCTGTCCTCCGATTTCGGTGCAATGGACGGGTCGATAGCGTTGTACACGGTTACGATTCGGCTTTGTGGAATTCCCCAGGAAGCTACCAGATCAGCGAGATATTCGCTCGGAACGATAACCCGGTCAGCGAGACGAGTTTGGGCTGTTCTGAGGAGACGGATCGCTTCGATTCGTGGGCTGTACCGGTTATGGTTGAATGTCTCGATGTCGTCGTGCAGATCGTATCGGACAGTAGCCCTCTCCCACGCCATGTCACCCACAACTTTGACTACGAACGGGGTACCGGTGAGTTCGGTAGCAATAGCGGACTGCCAATCAAAGGCGTTAGAGAACAGTAGATCGGGATCTCGGCGGCGGATTTCTCCGATCAGAGTTCGAATCTGTTTATAAAATCGAACGCCTTCCCAACCGTTCAGCGGTATCCGGACGACGTCGAATGGGAACTTCGCATCTGTCTCCGGCGCTGGATTCCCGTTCGTGACGACCGAAACCGTGTGTCCGCGGTTCGTAAAAGCCGTCGCGATTTCGGGTACAAACGTTGCCGGCCCTCCGGACTGTGGTGGAAAGATACCAGACGCGAAGAGGATCTCCATCAGTATGGTATCACCGACTGACGTATAAAAAACCTCTCACGGGTCCGGCTACGGCATATATCCCAGGTCTCTAAGTTGTGTCTCAACCTCTCGTCGGGGCGTACCCGGCCGGAATTCGGGGGCGTGACTTCCGGTGTCTGTCGCCTCCGTGATCACCCAAGGGACTTGCTTGACGTACGGTGATAGTTGGCCCGCAGTGTGGGCGTAGACACCGTACTCTCCGAAGGCCTCGCCGTGATCTGCACTGATAGCTACCCGTTCGGCCTCAAGGTTTTCCAACAGGAGTTCCACGGAGTCCAGAACCATCCGGAGGTTGTCCAGATATGCGTCCCAGACAATACGACGCGTCGTCTCGCCGCATCGTAACTGTTCAAACGGCGCAGACTCGTGTGGGTGAAGGGGCCGTCCCTCTTCACGTGGTCCGGCGATATACGGCGCGTGAGGTTGCGAATAGTGAATAATAAGCCTTCCAGCGTCGTAGTCGCGGCCAACCGTGATCGCTCGGTCAGTCACGTGTTCCGGGAGCATGTGTTTGAACCGAGTCTCCGGTTGATACTCCCAGGCGTGGTCGAGTAGTAGAAACTCCTCCGCAGGAACGACCTGCCACGCGACCGGTATCCGCTCTGCGGGGAACCTCCGTTGTTCTATGACCCGCTTGCTGAACGCGTTGGCAGAGACATATGCGGTATCACGGATCTCTCGGACGAATTCTGTACGAAAAGTATTGGCAATCCATTCCGGGGAAGTGCTACCGACCGAGGTAATAACACCGATATCGCCGAGGAAGTCGTACTCGTCGGCAACCGCTCTCAGAGCATCAACCCGACAGGTATCGAGAATCAAGAGCGCGTCCCAGTCGCGGTTGTAGACGTTCGTCCCGACAGGAAATCGTGAGGTAACGGTCATCCAAGCGGCGAGGTAAGCACGGTACGCTGCCCGTATCACTTGGTGTCGTTTCGTGCCCGTAGCAGCCATGACAAGTAGAGTCGAGTACCAGCCACTGAATGTGTTGCGGTGTCCCAGGCGAAGCGGTTATGAAAATTCGACGTTAGAATAGGTGTATTCTTTGATGTTTCCGGGCGGGGAGAGTATACGCGGATTTACGTGGTCCGACTCCTTCGAGAACCCCCATCCTCGGTCCGTCTCCGCGAACACTTATATATAAACCAAACGTACCGGCGTTTTATGTGCGACGAGGGCCTGAAGGTTTTGCACGTCATCACGGGCATCAATGTCGGAGGCGCCGAGAACCATCTCCTGTCGCTGTGCAGAGGACTGACCAGCCGTGGGATTGACGTCTCTGTCGCATATCTTCGTGCTGACGATGACGAACTCACTAGTAAGTTTCGTGAGGCCGGTTGTAGCGTCATCTCGGTGAACATGAGACACGACGCGGACCCTGCGGCGCTGGCACGATTAGTCAAACACGCTCGCGGTGCCGTGTACGACATCGTTCATGGCCATCTCTTCCACGGGACAGTGTACGGTTCGGTGGCAGCAGTCGCCTGTGGCTCGGAGTTTATCGTCTCGAAACACAACGACCACCCGTTCTGGGCAGACCAACCGGTCAAGACGGTTCACGAACTCGCCCTCAAGCCAGTAGACCGCGTTATCTGTCTCTCCGATTATGTCCGGGAGTATCTTCTGGAGACAACTCAAGTAGACCCGGGCCTGGTAGAGACTGTCCATTACGGCCTTGACCCGACGCGATTCGACGAAGTGTCCGCCTCCGCCAGGCGACAGATCCATCGAGAGTTCGACACCGAGGAGGGGTTTCTCGTCGGAACGATCGGTCGACTCACGGAACAGAAGAATCTCGGCATTCTACTCCGATCCTTCCAGGAGGTCGTAGGTGAACATCCCACGGCCAAGTTAGCTGTCGTGGGCCGAGGTGAGGAAGAAGAACAACTCAAGGCTCTTGCGACCAAACTCGGTATCGACGACCACATCATCTTCACGGGCTTCCGAGAGGACATACCGGAATTGATGCATGCATTCGATGTCTTCGTGCTCCCGTCTCGCTGGGAAGGATTTGGTGTCGTCTTCCTTGAGGCGATGGCCGCACGGACCCCCGTCGTGGCCTCGGACACAAGCGCGATTCCGGAGGTCATCGGTACTGGTGAGGGTACTGCGGGTGTCCTAGTCGATTCCGATGACACTGGCGCGTTCGCCGACACGATCAACAGACTGCTGTCCGATGCAGAGTACCGGGCCGAACTGGGAGACTCTGGTCGTGAACGACTTGAATCACGATTCTCTGTTCCACAGATGGTTGAGCAGATAGCTACCATCTACAGTGCCTGCACAGGGAAACAGAGGCCCTCCCGCGCGGGGCCCTGAGAAACAGGACGAAAGATGTGTGGAATCGCAGGTGGGTTCGACCCAACTTCCCCACCACCATACGATCTGCTCCAGGCCATGAGCGAGGCGCTCGAACATCGTGGGCCCGACGAGGAGGGGGTTTTTCGCGAAGGCCCCGTTGGCTTGGCACACCGTCGCCTCTCGATAGTCGATCCGGCCGGGGGCACACAGCCTATGGCCAATGAGGGCGGCGACGTCATTGTAGTGTTCAACGGAGAGATATACAATCACCGCTCCGTCCGAAACGAGTTATCGAACCGGCACGAATTCCGGAGCGACGCTGACACCGAGGTTATCCTCCACGCATACGAGGAGTACGGTCTTGAGATGGTAACGAAGTTGAAAGGGATGTTCGCGTTCGCAATCTGGGACGCTAAGACGGAGCGTCTCGTCCTCGCACGCGACCCGGTAGGAATCAAGCCGCTGTATGTCACCACCGGCCCCAGGCCGTGGTTTGCATCGGAGTTATCCGCACTGCTTGAGGCAGGTATCGACCACGGGGGGCTCGACCGAACAGCCATCGGGCAGTACTTCGCCCTTGGATTCGTTCCTGCGCCACGGACCGTATTTCGGAACGTTCGGGCGGTCTCCCCGGGCGAAATGCACATCGTAGACGACAGCGGTCACGAACGAATGTCGTACTACGACTGGTCGGTCACCGCCAGAAATCCATCTTTCGAACGAGCAGCTGTAGAGTTGCGTGACAAGGTTGACAGATCAGTTCGCGGCCGATTAATGAGCGACGTACCGCTGGGAGCGTTTCTCAGTGGGGGTCTCGATTCTACTGTCATCGTCGGAACGCTCGCGGAGTTGTGCGAAGAGCCTGTACAAACCTACACAGTCGGGTTCGACGAGGCGCGTTTTGACGAGTCCGCTGCTGCTAAAATCGTCGCAGACTATCACGCGACGGATCATACAGAGTACACGGTCAGTCCGGCCGATCTCAAAGCCGCTGTCCCCTCGGTAGTAGGTCGACTTGGGCAACCCTTCGCTGACCAGTCTCTTATTCCAACGCACGTAGTGTCCCAGAAGTCGAGCCAGGATGTGACCGTCACGCTATCGGGAGACGGTGCGGACGAACTGTTTCTCGGGTACGATAAATATCGCGGAGAGTACTATTCGTCGTACTACCGGTCGCTACCGAAGCCACTTCGGAGCCTAATCGAAAACAGTCTATCGCGTGCTCCGCGGTCTCGAGGCGACCGTATCGGGGAGTTTGTCCGGAAAGCAGACAAGTTTACGCGCAGTGGGACAACGAATCCGGTAGACCGGCACTTCGAGTGGCTCCGTATCACTGACGAGCAATCGGCGACAGCGACGACAGTTGATCCGCTTCATGCTGGCCGGACGGCGATCAGAGAGTGGAACGATCGAGTTACTCCGTCTCTCCCGAGTGGCCGACGCGACTCACTCACGCAGATGCAGGCCATCGACACACGGGTCGCCCTCCCGGAACAACTTCTTCATAAAGTGGACCTTGCGAGTATGTACAACTCCCTGGAAGTCCGTGTCCCGTTTCTGTCCACCGACATCGTCAAGTACGCACTGTCGCTGCCGCGCCAACACAAAATGACGGCGCTCTCTCGGAAGCGCCTTCTCAGACAAGCCTTCGCCGACCGTATCCCCGACGAGATCGCCGACCGGCCCAAGCGAGGGTTCGATATGCCAGTCGGGGAGTGGTTTAAATCAGAGTTGGCTGACGAGTTTCAGGACACTCTTGGACGCATCGATAGCACCGTTCTTGACACAAGTGCTGTCCGTACAGTCTACGACGAGCACTGTAAGGGACAAGCCGAACATGGAAAGTTCCTCTGGAGCGTCTACGTTTACGCTCAATGGGAAGGACGACTCCGGGCGTCGGGTGTCATAGACTGAGTGTTTTCTCCCGAAACAGTCGTGTCAGCTTCCCTTGACGAGTCCTTGCAGGCGATTCGTTGTCGTTTCGACGGTCTCATTCCAGTCGTGGTGTGTCGAGACGTATTCGCGCCCGGACCGCCCCAGAGTATGCCGGACATTATCGTCTGCTAACTCCCGTATCGCCTCCGCGAACCCTCTCGGTTCTGCCTGATCAGGCTGACGTCCTCCGACGGCACAGAGTTGCTGCAATTGTGGCAACGGACTCGTCACGACCGGGACAGCCGAAGCGAGAGACTCCAAAACGGCCCGCGGGACTCCTTCAGACCGACTCGGTAGCAATAATAGGTCTGCAGCTCGGTACACAGCCGGCATCTCGTCGTAGGGAATCGCTCCGTGGAGCGAGACTCGTTCGGTAATCCCCTCTCTGTTAGCAACACGCTGGACAGTTTCCCTACCCGGTCCATCTCCGACAACAGCCAGTTCAGCATCGAGAGAAGAGTATTTCTCAAGGGCCGCGCTGAGGGCCTCAACTGCCAGGGCCGGTCGTTTTCCCTGTACGAGCCTCCCCACAAACAACAGCGTCAGATCCCGGTTGCCGATTTCGTCTCGGGCCGACCCGGATGGTGAAAAGCGGGACACGTCGATGCCGTTGTGAACGACGTCAATAGGTGATTTGACGCCGATATCCCTGAGCCGCTCCTTTTCAGCCGACGAATAGCAGAACACTGTATCCGCCTGATTAAACGTCCAGCGTCCGATCGAGTACAGGTACGTTCTAAATATCCACTCCGAGACGGACTGCGAGTAGAGCCCATGATTCGTCACCACCAACGGAGAGTCGCCGAATCTTCGCGTGAGTGCGGCCAAGTTTGTCGAAAAATACAGGTGGGAGTGTGCGTGGATCAGGTCGAACTCAGAGGAACTGCGTAGAAGATACCGTGCTACCGACGGTGAAATATCGTTGCTGGCGATAGACAGCCCTTTGGGCACCTCAACGACCTCGTAGCCGGACCGCTCTCTGATTCGGGATGTTCGCCTCGAAGTAGTTGTCAGCACCGTCACGTCGTGACCTGCGCTGGCCTGGTCACGGCTCATCGCATGCACGTGGTACTGCCCCCCGCCGACTGACTCCGGATATACTTTCTGAGCGACCCTGAGGATCCGCATACGTCTACTTTCGACATGTGTGAAAAAAACCGTGTCGCCTCAGATCCGTATGCGCCAGAATACCGACTCCGGACCCCATGCGGGGGTGAAAATGCGGTGTCAGCAGCCGAACTTCGTCGGAAACCTCACCGTTGAGATGTAATACAGCGGCCCTGAGCTGTTCTCACCAACGATAGCAAGCCCGGTGGACTTATTTTCCGTCGTTAATGATACCCATTCAATGATCGGTGGCTGGCGGTACCGCCTCGCCGGCGGGCTGGGAGCGGTGACGTTCACTGTCCTAGCACTAGCCCTCGCCTACCAGTCAGTAATACAGGACCTCATAGTTTTAGTCCCCTTCGTCGGCGACCTACCGATCCGATCGGCGACAGTGCAGGAATTCGCGTTCGAAGCACTGACGACGGCCACCATCGTCGCCGTCGCGTTCGCCCCGCTGTACAAGCCACAGCCGCGCCGACTGCTCGACACCTGGCTGTTCGCGGTTCGTCGGACGGCCATCGCCGTCCTCGCACTCGCAACGATAGGGTACTTCGACTACACGTACAAACTCCCCAGGCTGACCCTCATCACGGCTGGGGCGGTCCTCATGGCAACACTTCCAGCGTACTTCGTCGCGATCCGCCGACGGCCCGTCGATGGCGAAGAGCGCACCGTGATCGTCGGGAACGCCGCGGAGCGAATCCCGCGAATCAGTCGTGCAGCGGACGCGAACGTAGTCGGGTACGTCGCTCCGCAGGCCGTCAAGGACAGCGAGATCGGGATGATCGACGGTGGCCACGTGACATCGGTCGACATCCCCCGACTCGGTGGCCTCTCGCGACTCGAAGAGGTGTTGCTCTCACACAACGCCGACACGGCCGTCCTCTCCTTTGCTGGCGAAGATCGCTCGGAGCTGTTCGGTGCGCTGGCAGTCTGTCACGAGAACGGTGTGGAAGCACAGATCCACAGCGACTACGCCGACCCCGTCCTGACCAACGAGATAGACGGCGAACCGCTCGTCGATATCGATCTCGAACCGTGGGACCCACAAGATCAGGTCCTGAAACGGCTGTTCGACATCTGCTTTGCCGGTGTGGGTCTCGTAGTGCTCACGCCGATAATCGCCGTCATCGCCATCGCCATCAAACTCGAAGACGGCGGACCGATCCTCTACTGGCAAGAGCGGACCGCGGTGTTCGGCAAGACGTTCACCATCGCGAAGTTCCGAAGTATGGTCCCGAACGCCGAGAGCGAGTCCGGAGCGACGATCTCCGCGGAAGACGCTGGCGGGACCGACCCGCGTGTCACCCCGGTGGGAACGGTGCTGCGGACGAGCCACCTCGACGAGATTCCACAGCTCTGGTCGGTCCTACTGGGTGACATGTCCGTCGTCGGGCCACGCCCGGAACGACCGTCGCTGGATGCGGACATGGAATCGGCGGTCGAGGAGTGGCCAAACAGGTGGTTCGTCCGCCCGGGATTGACCGGACTGGCACAGATCAACGGCGTCACCGGAACGGACCCGGAACGGAAACTCCAGTACGATATCGAGTACATCCGCCAGCAGTCACTCTCGTTCGACGGGAAGATCGTCATCCGGCAACTCTATCAGGTGCTGACGGACGCCATCAGCCTTCTCCGGTCGGATGCCGCGGATACCCCGGACACCGGGGACGACGGCACGCCGAACCGGTAGTTCACTCGAAGGCCGCCTCGACCGCGTCCGTGACAGTTCGCTCAGCCTCCCAGCCCAGCCGTTCCCGAGCCGCACTGGTATCGACAGTGAACGACTCGACCAGCGTCTCGTCGTCGGCCCGCGGGTTCTCCACGAGCGTGACGGGAACGTCGACCCCCAATCGCTCGACTGCGGCTCCCTGGACGAGCCGGGCGACGGCCTCGACACTGGGGTCCTCGTCGCTCGCGAGTTCGAACTTCTCGACGCCGGTCACGCCGTCGGCCCGCTGTGCGAGCAGTCGTTCGGCGCTCCGGACGTAGGCGCGGGCGACATCCGTGACGTGGAGGAAGTTGCGCGACTGGCTGCCGGGTTCGTAGACCGTCAGTGGCTCGCCGGAGCGTGCCCGGTCGACGAAGAAGTTGACGACGGTCGGTTTCGACACCGTGGTTCCGTCGACCGCGTGGCGGCCGTAGACGTTCGAGATCATGTACTGGTGGGCCGGGAACGCGCCGGCGGCGAACTCGTCGATCGATCGCTCGCTGACGAGTTTCGTCCGGCCGTACCAGTTCACCGGATCCCGTGGATGATCGACGGTGATCGGGAACTGCTCGGGGTCGCCGACGACGGCCATCGAGAACGGGAAGACCAGCGCCGCGCCGGTCTGCCGGCAGAACCAGGCGACGTTGTCGGTCCCCTGGACGTTGACCTCGTAGGCCAGGTCGGGGTCGGCGTCGCAGTCGTCGACGCCCGAGATCGCAGCCAGGTGGAGGACGACGACCGCTCCCGAGAGGGCGTCTTCCAGCCGTCGACGGTCGCGGATGTCGACGTGGTCGATCCCGACATCGCCGACCGAACCGAGTCGCCCCTCGTAGAAGTTGTCGATGGCGGTGATCTCCCAGTCGGGATGACGGGCCTGGAGTTCGACGAGGACGCGGCTCCCGATGTAGCCGGCGGCGCCCGTCACGGCGATCCGTGGCGTCTCAGTGCGGGCCATCGGTGAACCTCCCGGCGAGATCGCGAACCCCCTCGCGAAGCGTCCAGCGGGGCTGGAAACCGGTCGAATCCAGTCGGTCGAAGTCGACGTGGTAGGACGGGCCGGGGTGTTCGTCTTCGAGGTAGGTAATCTCGACCGCGCCGACCGCCTCCTCGACGATTTCCGCGATCTCGGCGATCCGGTAGTTCTCGGCCGTGCTCCCGACGTTGTAGACGTGCTCGGACCAGTCGCCAGGGTGTAGTGCTGCGTGTTTGTAGGCGCGTGCGGCGTCGGCGACGTGGATGAAGGGCCGCCAGTTGTCGCCGTCGCCGTAGACGGTGAGCGGGCGGCCGGTCAGCGCCCGGAAGACGAAGTCGTTGACCACGAGATTGAACCGGATCCCGGGCGCGTACCCGAAGTTCGTCGCCAGTCGCAGGGCGACACCGTCCATCCCGAATGCCTCGCAGTACTCCGCAAGCAGCGTCTCGGCGTCGCGTTTGGTCTCGGCGTAGGGGTTGATCGGGTCGGGCGTGACCGTCTCGTCGACGTGCGTGCTGGTCGCTCGCCCGTAGACGTTACAGGAGGAGGCAAAGACCACGGTCTCGACGCCGAGTTTCCCGGCGGCCGTCAGGACGTTCTCGGTGCCGTCCTCGTTGACCGCGACCGTCTCCGCGCAGCGGTCGTGGGTACTCGCTGCGCCCGTGATCGCCGCGAGGTGGATCACCGTGTCCATCCCGCGGGTGGCGCTCTCGACATCGCCGTACTCGCGCACGTCGCCGTGTCGGACCGTGAGGGAGTCGTCGACAGCGCCAAGCAGCGCCCGCGGGGAGCCAGAGGCCAGGTTGTCGAGGACGACGACTTCGCCGACGCGGTCGTCGGCAACCAGTCGCGGGACGAGGGCGCTCCCGATGTAGCCACAGCCGCCCGTGACCAGCACGTCGGTCGTCATCCGTCGGCGAGGACCCCTGGCAGGAACCGGTCTTCGTAGGACTCTATGGTGTCGCTGTACCGGGTCAGCGTCTCGAAGATGTCACGAACGCCGTCCTCGAAGGTCTGGTCCTGCCCGCCGATGAGGTCGGCGTAGCGGTCGTTCTCGATCTCCATCTTGTGTGTCTCGTCCTCGTCACGCGGGTTCTCGAAGTGCTCGACGGCCACGTCGAGGTCGAACTCGCCCCCCACGTCGGCGATGGTCTCCGCGACTTCGACGATACTGATGGCGCGGGTGACCTGATTGTAGACGGTCAGCCCCTCGGGCCGGTCGTCGGCGTCGCCGAGCGCGAGGCGGGCGAGCCCCTCGATGGCGTCCTCCAGCGAGACGAACGGCTTGCGCTGCTTTCCTTTCCCGTAGACGGTGACCGGGTAGCCCGCGACGGCCTGGGCACAGAAGCGGTGCGCGACCGTCCCGAAGTAGTAGTCGAAGTCGAATCGGGTCTTCAGCCGGTCGTCTTCGCGCGTCTCGGCAGTCTCGGTCCCGTAGACGATGGCGGTCCGCACGTCCGAGACGGGGATGTCGAACTGGTCGTGGGCCAGCCGGAGGTTCTGAGCGTCGAATCCCTTGGTAGAGTGGTACCAACTCCCCGACATGTTTGGGAACGGCACGCCGTCGGCTTCGCCCTGGTTCTCCATCGTCGCCCCACCTTCGGGGATAGGGAACTCGGGTGCCCCGTAGACGCCGGTCGTCGTCGTCTCGACGAAGTGCGTGTCCGTGAGGTCGTGTTCTTTCAGGCCCCACAGGAGGTTCCGCGTGGCCTGCATGTTGTTGTGCTGGGTGTAGTTGGCCCGCTCGCCGTTGATCTGGGAGTACGGCGCGGAGGGCTGGGCGGCAGCGTGGACGACGACCTCGGGTTCGTGGACAGCCAGGAGTTCGTCGACGAAGCCCCTCTCGACGAGGTCACCCTCGACGAAGGAGAGATTCGAGCAGTCGTGTACCTCTCGGGCGGCGTCGAGGCGGCGGTCGGGGCTGGCGACCGGTGTGGCACTGGTCGCGCCCACGTCGCCGACCCAGCGGCGGCGCGCGAGGTTGTCCACCAGGACGACCCGGTCGTCGGTTCGTGTCGCGATCCGGAGCGCCGTCGGCCAGCCGAGGTAGCCGTCGGCGCCGGTGAGCAGAATCGACATCGTGAATCCACCGGAACCCACACCGGTCGCTCATTTGTTTATGAACGCGCTACCCGCCCGGTAGCCGCCGCTTACAGCGTCTTCCGGATCAGTGGAGACGAAAACCGTCACCACACACGTTCGACAGCGAAGCAGGCCGAGTTAGTTCACTCGACGGTCACGCTCTTCGCGAGGTTCCGTGGCTTGTCGATCGGCCGGTCGAGCAACGCAGCGGTGTGATACGACACCAGTTGGAGGTGGATGTTCGCCAGCACGGCCGCGGCCCGCGGATGGGTCTCGGGCAGTTCCAGCACCTCGTCGGCGTAGCGGGCGGCGTCGTTCTGGCCGTCGGTCACGGCGACGACGGGCGCATCCCGGGCTTCGACTTCCTTGATGTTGCCCACGGTCTTGCGAGCACGCTCGTCGTCGCCGGTGACGACAGCGAACACGGGCGTCTGCTCGGTCACCAGCGCGAGCGGCCCGTGTT from Haloarcula pelagica carries:
- a CDS encoding sugar transferase; translated protein: MIGGWRYRLAGGLGAVTFTVLALALAYQSVIQDLIVLVPFVGDLPIRSATVQEFAFEALTTATIVAVAFAPLYKPQPRRLLDTWLFAVRRTAIAVLALATIGYFDYTYKLPRLTLITAGAVLMATLPAYFVAIRRRPVDGEERTVIVGNAAERIPRISRAADANVVGYVAPQAVKDSEIGMIDGGHVTSVDIPRLGGLSRLEEVLLSHNADTAVLSFAGEDRSELFGALAVCHENGVEAQIHSDYADPVLTNEIDGEPLVDIDLEPWDPQDQVLKRLFDICFAGVGLVVLTPIIAVIAIAIKLEDGGPILYWQERTAVFGKTFTIAKFRSMVPNAESESGATISAEDAGGTDPRVTPVGTVLRTSHLDEIPQLWSVLLGDMSVVGPRPERPSLDADMESAVEEWPNRWFVRPGLTGLAQINGVTGTDPERKLQYDIEYIRQQSLSFDGKIVIRQLYQVLTDAISLLRSDAADTPDTGDDGTPNR
- the asnB gene encoding asparagine synthase (glutamine-hydrolyzing), coding for MSEALEHRGPDEEGVFREGPVGLAHRRLSIVDPAGGTQPMANEGGDVIVVFNGEIYNHRSVRNELSNRHEFRSDADTEVILHAYEEYGLEMVTKLKGMFAFAIWDAKTERLVLARDPVGIKPLYVTTGPRPWFASELSALLEAGIDHGGLDRTAIGQYFALGFVPAPRTVFRNVRAVSPGEMHIVDDSGHERMSYYDWSVTARNPSFERAAVELRDKVDRSVRGRLMSDVPLGAFLSGGLDSTVIVGTLAELCEEPVQTYTVGFDEARFDESAAAKIVADYHATDHTEYTVSPADLKAAVPSVVGRLGQPFADQSLIPTHVVSQKSSQDVTVTLSGDGADELFLGYDKYRGEYYSSYYRSLPKPLRSLIENSLSRAPRSRGDRIGEFVRKADKFTRSGTTNPVDRHFEWLRITDEQSATATTVDPLHAGRTAIREWNDRVTPSLPSGRRDSLTQMQAIDTRVALPEQLLHKVDLASMYNSLEVRVPFLSTDIVKYALSLPRQHKMTALSRKRLLRQAFADRIPDEIADRPKRGFDMPVGEWFKSELADEFQDTLGRIDSTVLDTSAVRTVYDEHCKGQAEHGKFLWSVYVYAQWEGRLRASGVID
- a CDS encoding glycosyltransferase family 4 protein; this encodes MRILRVAQKVYPESVGGGQYHVHAMSRDQASAGHDVTVLTTTSRRTSRIRERSGYEVVEVPKGLSIASNDISPSVARYLLRSSSEFDLIHAHSHLYFSTNLAALTRRFGDSPLVVTNHGLYSQSVSEWIFRTYLYSIGRWTFNQADTVFCYSSAEKERLRDIGVKSPIDVVHNGIDVSRFSPSGSARDEIGNRDLTLLFVGRLVQGKRPALAVEALSAALEKYSSLDAELAVVGDGPGRETVQRVANREGITERVSLHGAIPYDEMPAVYRAADLLLLPSRSEGVPRAVLESLASAVPVVTSPLPQLQQLCAVGGRQPDQAEPRGFAEAIRELADDNVRHTLGRSGREYVSTHHDWNETVETTTNRLQGLVKGS
- a CDS encoding glycosyltransferase: MCDEGLKVLHVITGINVGGAENHLLSLCRGLTSRGIDVSVAYLRADDDELTSKFREAGCSVISVNMRHDADPAALARLVKHARGAVYDIVHGHLFHGTVYGSVAAVACGSEFIVSKHNDHPFWADQPVKTVHELALKPVDRVICLSDYVREYLLETTQVDPGLVETVHYGLDPTRFDEVSASARRQIHREFDTEEGFLVGTIGRLTEQKNLGILLRSFQEVVGEHPTAKLAVVGRGEEEEQLKALATKLGIDDHIIFTGFREDIPELMHAFDVFVLPSRWEGFGVVFLEAMAARTPVVASDTSAIPEVIGTGEGTAGVLVDSDDTGAFADTINRLLSDAEYRAELGDSGRERLESRFSVPQMVEQIATIYSACTGKQRPSRAGP
- a CDS encoding glycosyltransferase family 4 protein → MEILFASGIFPPQSGGPATFVPEIATAFTNRGHTVSVVTNGNPAPETDAKFPFDVVRIPLNGWEGVRFYKQIRTLIGEIRRRDPDLLFSNAFDWQSAIATELTGTPFVVKVVGDMAWERATVRYDLHDDIETFNHNRYSPRIEAIRLLRTAQTRLADRVIVPSEYLADLVASWGIPQSRIVTVYNAIDPSIAPKSEDRADFRLITVCRLVDWKGVEGLLDATARLREQFPEAQLDIVGDGPARGQIASYAERTLPSDAYTLHGRLSHESVLELVSRSRVFALNSTYEGLPHVVLEAMACGTPTVVSDAGGNAEVVIDGETGYVVPQGDGEAFADRIARLLSDETRWQSFSNAGRRRLSNVFDHEQTWDQYEDTLRRTVTASGTESERSIARL